The Balaenoptera ricei isolate mBalRic1 chromosome X, mBalRic1.hap2, whole genome shotgun sequence region AATACACTTTATATGTGGGAAAACTATATTGGGAGGCAAGTGATTATGATAGTGGTGATTATGATGGTAAGAGAGTACTACTCACGTATCATATCAGAAAGTCAATAGGTAATAACTAAACAAGTCAAGAAATAGCAGTTGTTAAGTCATATGTGTGATAAGGAACTTGCATCCAGAATAAACAAAGAACtgttacaactcaacaataaaaagacaatcaacctaatttaaaaatgggtaaaatgacTTGAAtacacatttccccaaagaagatatacaaatggccaataagcacatgaaaagatgcttagcatcattagccatcaagCAAATGCAAATAAGGAGCCCTCGGAGAAATCGGAGCCCTCGTACACTGCTGATAGGATTGTCATATGGCACAGTTGctttggaaacagtttggcaggtcctcaaaaagttagagttaccacatgaaccagcaattccactcctaggtatatactcaagaaaattgaaaacatatttacatgcaaaaagttaacactgctgtatgatatatgtgaaatttgttaaaagagtaaatcttgagttctcatcacaaggagaaaaatgttttccttttcttctttttctttttattgtacctAGATAATGGGTGTTAACTAAAATTATTGTAGTAATCACTTCACAATGTATGTAACTCAAGCCGTTACGCTGTATACCTtaaatgtatacagtgatgtatgtcaattatgtctcaacaaaactggtaaaaaaatttaattaaaaaaagaaaaaatggaaaaaaaattacctttgctTCTTCTAGCAGAAATGATTAACTAGTGTATCAAATACTACATacctgtgttttttttaaaatcagaaacaaaacaaatatattacagtacctcttcataaaatgaatcaaagcattcaaatgaagttaaagcaACTTTGGACATAATCATTAGCATGCTCTGAGGTTATCTACATAATAAACTAAGACAGAACCATCATTTCTGTActtgtaaattttatattttgacttttcaatagagtttattttaaaaggcaaaagaaaatgtaCACGAATGCTCAGTACTGATGtggatgtggatggaccttgaaaacattatgctacatgaaagaaACTAGACAACAGAGGCCatgtactatatgattccatttctatgaaatgtctagaataggcaaatccttagagacagaaagcagatcagcgtTTGCCAGTTGCCGGGGAGAGGAGGGAATGGGAGCACCATTATGTGCTAAcgggtatgaggtttctttttaggGCAATAAAAATGTCCTGTAACTGAATAATGGCGATGGTTTCAGAACTCTGttaatatactgaaaaccactgaattgtgcactttaagaGGGTgagtttttatgaaaaaaagagtgaatgttgtgatatgtgaattatatttcaataaaggcgttaaaaaaagaaataacaggacttccctggtggcgcagtggttaagaatccgcctgccaatgcatgggacacgggttcgagccctggtccgggaagatcccacatgccgcagggcaactaagcccacgagccacaactactgagcccggacgccacaactactgaagcccacttgcctggagcccgtgctccacaacaagagaagccaccgcaatgagaagcccgcacgccgcaactagagaaagcccacgtgcagcaacaaagacccaatgcagccataaataaataaattaaattaattttttaaaaaagaaagaaatagcagcatAAGCATATTCTTCTGAAATATGGAGGTAAATACCAGAAGAAACCAAAAACATTTATGGTAGTTGCTTCTGGACAGTGAGAATGTGGAATGATGAGGCAGACTGCAGTTTTTAATAACATATTCTTTTACactattggatttttaaattttatacatatatccataaaaataaaaatgagctaaAAACAAAGGACACCTACACAgagacatttttttaacatctttattagagtataattgctttacaatggtgtgttagtttctgctgtataacaaagtgaatcagctatacctatacatatatccccatatctcctccctcttgtgtctccctcccaccctccctatcccacccctctaggtggtcacaaagcagcgagctgatctccttgtgctatgtggctgcttcccactagctatctaaaatatcatatgctaacacatatatatggaatgtaaaaaaaaaaatggttctgaagaacctaggggcaggacaggaataaagacacagatgtagagaatggacttgaggacacggggagggggaagggtaagctgggacgaagtgagagagtggcatggacttatatacacagAGACATTTTGAggaaaagtcaaaagagattctGATACCTTGGATCTGAGGCAGGAGCCAGGATTCTGCATTTTCAACAAGGTAGGTGATTTCGATGCAGGTGGTCTGCTAGTAGCTAGCaaactttgagaaacactacTATATCCAATGTTAAAGTTATTTAACAATGGATTGTGGTATAATCCCTCTCTTGCTGTGTTCCTTTTGGAGTGGTGAGTTTCAATTgctaaagaatgaaatgatgtgcTCAAGGTTATGTATTCAATCAGGGACAGAACTGGGCCAAAAATTGAGGCCTTCTGACTCAATGATTAATGTATTGATTTTTAAGCTTCTATCATGTGCTGTAGGTACCAAAATGAATAAGATAAATTCTTTGCTTTGAATAAGGCAAGTCTAGTGGGCTAATTATAATGCCTGAAAATGCATTAATTAAgattttacaaagcatttttccACATTTCATGTCAGGATTAATAAAACTATAACGTGAGAAGGGGGACCTTCTCCATAGTTCAGTAGGGAACATAGTGGGGTGTAACTCACTAGAGACTCCAGGGAAATCAAAGGGGCTTTGTTACCTTGAGGACTTCAGCTCACCAGCAGCAGTGAGGCCCTTAGGAGAGTACAGGACACATGAGAAGAGGGAGAGTGTCCTTCAGACACAGCATTACCTGGGGGAGAGTGACACCCACCTCTCAGCTGTCTGGATTTATTTATGGACACAAGTGAGAGCTCCCTCAGCCCTCTCCCAAACATCTGATGGGGTTCTGgtcctgctagtgcaggggagaGGGTAGGAACCAGCCCAACACAGTTCACACACTCAGTATGTCATCGGATCTTCTCCACAGCCCTGGAAGGCAAGCTTTATCCCCAgttcacagatgagaagactgttCCCTACGGCAGTGGTTCTGTAATAACTGCCAggttgattcctccagctgcgaGTCCCAGAGATGATGTGTTTTATGCATTATTTCACATCCTGACAACAGGAATTTTAAGTGTCTCCACTACCTTCATAAACTCACTGAGCAGTTATTTTGATTGCTTGGTATTTTCCTATGTTTcaaatcttttattatttattttatgataaaaGTAATCTCTGTATTTTAGGGGGAAAAGTACAGGTGAAAGGATAATCTCTACCACCagcacccagagaaaaccattatttTGCTTTTGGTCTACTCAGTTTCAGTTTTCCCTGTACATGGATGTATTGTGtaacttttttgggttttttttttttcaaaaacggGCAGATGTTGTATATGCGGTTCTGAAAACTggtgtttttctttattgttattttacagTGTACCATGAACACCTCTTCCATGCACGTGGGTGAAAATCCCCTACTGAAACACAGAGAGCACTGTAGTTGGATCAAAAGGCTGCTGATAACGAGAGTGACACCTAAGGCAAAGTATCAGCGTAAGGTTAAAGCACATAGCCTGGCAAATGCCGGCCAGGGAAAGCAGGGTCAGCGATATTCTCATCAGAGGAGTCAGAATTGAAGGCCAAAGGCATTAAAGATATGGGATATCATGTAAGCCCCTCTGGCCCCTACCTCCGCCCCTCATTCCCCTGACACCCCGTTGGCCCCTTGGGGTGAATGGATCCTGTACATCTGTTTGCATCCAGTGAAAGTcacctattttctgtcttttccttagCTCTTCCTGAGCCCTTGACATATCTGCACATTCTCTCATCATCTCCTCACTGCCCAGATGCCTTTTCTGTAAGTTGTCCTGATAGTCCTTGGGGGAATCGTCCGTCCCCCTgtccgtttttctttttgctttccgGGGCACATAGTCTTCAGCGGGGCGCTTTTCGGCAGCCCGCGGCTGACTCTCTGGCTTTGCCTGGGATTCCAGCTTGCCCTCACCGTGTGGTTTTCCCTCAGCTTCGGACTTGCCCtgcttttctcccttcccctcatCTTCTGGCTGTCCCTCGTCTTCTGGCTGTCCCTCATTCTGGAGCTCCTGCTCATGTTCTGACTTCCCCTCCACTTCTGGCTTTTCTTCCTCATCTGACTTTCCTTCATCTTCTGTATCTACTGCATCTTTTGACTTTCCCTCATTGTCTGGGTTTCCTTCATTTTCTggctttccttcattttctctgtAGACCTTCTCCATGTTGAGATTTGCCCTCCTTTGCCTGTCCTAGGAGACAAAACGGAGACAAAGGAGACCGAGGACTTAGGTGGTGAAATACAGGTTCTGATAAGTATTTGCCTCTGTGATTTAGGATCTTCATGGCCTACCCCTATGGGCAGGGTGCACTCCCGCCcatacattttctcctttctttcccagtGTATGCAAGGTTGGCACACATGATAACATGAGCCCACCTTGCAGACACTTCCACAGGTGTTTATCCCTACATTTAAGTGGGCTGTGCTGACAAGTGTATAAGAGCAGATTTGTCCCTAAACTTTGCTCCGGCCTTGGCTATGCCGGTAACAGTTTTAACTGGGTGGTCCCAACTTAGACTGACCCGCAAGAATCCTGGCCAGTTTCTTTTTCCCCTTGTCTACAGTTGTAAGACTTGTAGAACTGCAGATAGAACCAGACAATGGCCAGTTCTCAGATATCAGAGATACTCTGTTATCTTCAAGGACTTCACAGATGCCACACCTGCCAACTCTCACTTCCTTGTTTTCCCCTCTGTCTTCACCAGCCATAAAGCACCAGGTTCCCTTAGGGTCCTGACAGAGGCCATGTATTCTGAGACCGGAATAGGGAGGCTTGGAGGAGGGGTGGCAGGTAGTGAACTCCCCAACTTCTGCTCAGGCTTTAGTCACTCCTACtcccaggggtcctggggcagtTGCCCTCTTCCATTGACCTGCACTGATACTGCAGgtctttcctttccttgtctGGGTTGGTGCCTACAACCACAGACCCAAAGACCTGTAGAGAGACAGGAGACAGATGGTGAATGAGGGACTGAGAAGTGAATGAGTGGCAATGAGGACACTGATTCTTTTCCGACTCTAGCTGTCAATACTTTCCCAGCTCCTGCCATACCCTTGCCCTTTCCCTTGCTTCTCTGATCCCCCTCTACAGCTCCTCCCTAacagcctccttttttttttaaccactgagaAATGGCAGAGAGAGATTATTTCCAAAGTGTTTCTATGTTTCCCAATCTTCCTTCCAAATTTCTGTCTCACTTTTCCTTGTGAGATTCAGGACAGTGATGTTCAGAAGGCATATCCAGCTTTGCTCAGGTCTCTGCCTTCCAAACCCTCACCCCAGGGTGCCCAGATAGAACGAGCCCATCCCTCATTCTGAAAATGGTGATGGTAGAGTCAGGGAGCATGGCAGAAATGTCCAGAGCGTTCCTGCCACCGCTTCCCTTTCCACATACACAGAAAGACCACATTTTCCTGCAATGCAAGAGACAAATTATTTCCAAACTCATTAAAAATTTTGGTCCATGTTACCTCCTCTCAACTCTTCCTAGTTCAGGAGTCACTCCTGCCCTATAGGGAGCTGGTCTCCAGACTGAACTTCAGTCCCCCTCCTCTGTAgcacctctccctctcccctctccctcatccccctccccccacatcccCCCCTGCAAAAAGGACGAAAGTGGAGAAGAGCAGGCCTGGCCCCTTTGCAAGGGGGTCTGCCCTCCCCATCCTGGGTTCACAGGCGttgccctcctccctccaccccggaAGGATCAGGCCATTTCCTCTCCATCCCCCTCCGCTAGCCTTTTCCCTCTGTCAGATGTTCCCCGATAACCTGCCTCCTAAGAGATCCCAACTGGTACCCATTCTTATCCTCTGGcccctctccatctcctcccaccAAGCCCTCCATCTCTTGCACCAAATGGATGGGCATCAGGGAAGGGGTAGAGAGAATCCAGTCCTAGACCTGCTCTGGTCTTTGCCCtctgccacccccaccccaggtgtCCGCAGGAGGCAGTGAATTTGTGACCATCTCAGGGAGATGCCTCCTTCTCACATTTCTTGCTGCCATAAGCCCGTACTTATCCAGGGAAATAAGAGATGGTACCCGGACCTCTCCCCCAACACTCACACAATTTTCTGCGCCAAAACGAAtaagggtgggaggagggtggcaTCTGGAAAGCAGACCGGATCCTGTGTAGCCTCTGTCTGTTACTACCCCTACCTCAAGTGTCCCCTTCCCCACTCCGGCTAGTACCGACCTGCAACCTTGCAGGGCTATAGGGCAGTTTTCCCCTTGGTCCCTCAGTCTGAAATCTATCTTCCTCCACGGAAATAGGGAGCTGATACCTGGAAGAGAGGGACTTCTGTACGCATCGGCTCCCGATCACATGAAGGAAACGTCACCAGTGGGCTCGGGTCCCTAGTTCTCCCTCCTGCAGGAAGTGCCTCAGGAGTCAGCCCACTTCTTCCCTTCACTGGCCCCTTCCCGCCTCACCTTTCTTCAGTACCCTCCCCTGACTGCTTGAGGCCCTGTCACTCATTTTGGTCGTGGCTAATCCCAGAGGTCAAATGGGGCCCCTTCTCCCTGTGGtatgtatttgttcttctgtctgATCAGGGGCTGCGTCTTCTCCCAGGGCTACTGGCCCCACTGATCCATCTCTgaggaatttctttctttctctcgttTGATCTCAAAGTGCCTACCCCCTCCATCTACTTCTCCACTCTGACACTGGTGCTCATTCCTGTCTTCCAGACCTTCACATAACAGGTACAGGGTGCATTGGTAGGTAGGGAAGCAGGTAGTTGAAAtagggattttattttcttctaaataatttttttcagttttatttaacttatttcccTCACCGTGGGTTATTTTTATAAGCAAAAAGttaaataaagctattttcattTGGGAAAAAGAACATGTTTAAGGTAGAGGAAACAACCAACATCCCCAAATTGTGAGAGCAACTTAAGTTCCTAATATTAATTTTTACTAGAAAATGGATTTGACTGTCTACttacaaaagaatttttaaagttttcataaatAGCTGCTTCTGTCATGTTCTACCgaaaatacatgtatttaataTTCCCAAACAATAGCTGAGTGTTAAGTGCACTTGCTGGAACATGATGGCTAACACAATATCAGTCTTGAAAATTTGGCCCATGGCTATTTTCATTCAGAGGTTTAGCTGTGCAGCAAGGCAGCTGAGGATCTGAGGGGTGCCGACATGGTCTGATCTTCCCTGCCCTATCAAGAGGGGAGGAATATGCTGTCCCGACCCCTTCTCACCTTTCAGAGCCTCTCATCCTTTGCATTCAGGCACCTGACTGTTGCTTACCCAAAAATATACATGGAGAGGTGACCAAGGTGGTGACTTCAATAAATGCTTTtggctccttccctccctcccccaaattccCACAGAGATTATGCAACTCCAGCAGAGATGGGAATGCTGTTCTGACAACTGGAAACCAAAACAGATCCCTTCTAGACCCCTGCAGCAGAGGGTTTCCATAAAGCCTGTAGAAATGATTGTTGGGGGGAGAGCCTCCAGACCTGCTTGCTGTCTACCCTTATTCCCAGTGCCCAGGTGGAAACTTCCTTGACCCTGTCTACTACTTACCACCTAACTAAGGAGATGCAGCCTGCTGGGTCTTTCAACTCTATTATCTTTACCTCCAGGGCACCTAGGAGGAGCCTAGCCACGCTGAAGAGTTGCTTCCTGCCAGTCCACACCCACCCTGCTGCTCTCTCAGCCAGATTTAGACCAGTGTCTAAGGAACTCTGACAGGCCGACCATACTGATTGACCTAGACCAGGTGTTTTCAGCTGAGGAAGTCTGTGGACCACCTGAAATAATATGCAAGGTAGCATATGCTTAGAAGGTAGTAGAGTATGTAGACTTATGAAAAGAAGAGCTGTACCCTAGGAGCCTCAGAAACCCTGATACATGAGCAGGTTGACATCATGAAGAAGCAGAAGCTATGAGGCAGAAAAAAGACAGAAGGAGAAGGAGCTACTTGGGAATGAGacaggaaggagaagagacaaatagCAGCTGAGCTATGTTAGAGGGAGAGCACTTACTCCTTGGGTTCAGGCATTCTTAACTAAAGAAACCCCTGGAATTATGTTCAAAataatgtgcatgtgtgtgtgtgggggggtaggGTATACACATTTTTACTGGGTGTGTACATTTGCCTAGGATAGGATCCATTACTTTCATTAGATGCTCAAAGGggtaatattaaaaaaagggagaaggtcAACTGgcctagaaaatatattttcatatacatcTTTTTTCAAATAGGACTATGTCTATTTCTTaggagaaactaacagaacaattagccattttaaagtgtacaactcagtggcatATAGTACATTCATGATGTTGTGAATctatcacctctatctagttccaaaacattttcatcaactccatacccattaagcagtcactcccaatTCTCCTCTTCCCTTAGTACCTAGCAACAACTAATCTACCTTCTGCCTCTATGGAATTATCTactttggatatttcatataagtgaaatcattcaATATTTGACcatttgtgcctggcttctttcacttagcataatgctttcaaggttcattcacattgtagcatgtacagtatttcattcctttttatggctgaataatatttcattgtatgtctaTATCATATTTTGTTGATCCATTCAGACATTGATggatatctgggttgtttccaccttttgactattgtgaatagtgttgccttaaacatttgtgtataagtttttatgtggatgtatgtttttatttctcctgggtatatgcctaggaatggaattgctggatcatatggtaatttttttttattctaatttttttttaatcagtcatcaattttatacacatcagtgtatacatgtcaatcccaatcgcccaattcagcacaccaccatccccaccccaccacagttttcccccccttggtgtccatacgtttgttctctacatctgtgtctcaacttctgccctgcaacccggttcatctgtaccatttttctaggttccacatacatgcattaatatacgatatttgtttttctctttctgaattacttcactctgtatgacagtctctagatccatccacgtctcaacaaatgactcaattttgttgctttttatggctgagtaatattccattgtatatatgtaccacatcttctttatccattcgtctgttgatgggcatttaggttgcttccatgacctggctattgtaaatagtgctgcaatgaacactcgggtgcatgtgtctttttgaattacggttttctctgggtatatgcccagtagtgggattgctgggtcatatggtaattctatttttagttttttaaggaacctccatactgttctccatagtggctgtatcaatttacattcccaccaacagtgcaagagggttccattttctccacaccctctccagcatttactgtttctagattttttgatgatggccattctgactggtgtgaggtgatacctcattgtagtttttatttgcatttctctaataattagtgatgttgagcatcttttcatgtgcttcatggccgtctgtatgtcttctttggagaaatgtctatttagatcttctgcccatttttggattggggtgtttgtttctttaatattgagctgaatgagctgtttatatattttggagattaatcctttgtccattgattcatttgcaaatattttctcccattctgagggttgtcttttcgtcttgtttatggtttcctttgctgtgcaaaagcttttacgtttcattaggtcccatttgtttatttttgtttttatttccattattctaggagatggatcaaaaaagatcttgctgtgatttatgtcaaagagtgttcttcctatgttttcctctaagagttttatagtgtccagtcttacatttaggtctctaatccattttgagtttatttttgtgtatggtgttagggagtattctaatttcattcttttacatgtagctgtccagttttcccagcaccacttattgaagagactgtcttttctccattgtatatccttgcctcctttgtcatagattagttgaccataggtgcgtgggtttatctctgggctttctatcttgttccattgatctatgtttctgtttttgtgccagtaccatattgtcttgattactgtagctttgtagtatagtgagaaatcagggagtctgattcctccagctccgtttttttccctcaagactgctttggctattcggggtcttttgtgtctccatacaaattttaagatgatttgttctagctccgtaaaaaatgccattggtaatttgatagggattgcattgaatctgtagattgctttgggtagtatactcattttcacaatgttggttcttccaatccaagaacatggtatatctctccatctgttggtatcatctttaatttctttcatcagtgtcttatagttttctgcatacaggtcttttgtctccctcggtaggtttattcctaggtattttattctttttgttgcaatggtaaatgggagtgtttccataatttctctttcagatttttcatcattagtatataggaatgcaagagatttctgtgcattaattttgtatcctgcaacttgaccaaattcattaattagctctagcagttttctggtggcagttttcggattctctatgtatagtatcatgtcatccacaaacagtgacagttttacttcttcttttccaatttgtattccttttatttctttttcttctctgattgctgtggctaggacttccagaactatgttgaataatagtggtgagagtggacatccttgtctcgttcctgatcttagaggaaatgctttcagtttttcaccgttgagaatgatgtttgctgtgggtttgtcatatatggcctttattatgttgaggtaggttccctctatgcccactttctggagaatttttatcataaatgggtgttgaattttgtcaaaagctttttctgcatctattgagatgatcatatggtttttattcttcaatttgttaatatggtgtatcacattgattgatttgcgtatattgaagaatccttgcatccctgggataaatcccacttgatcgtggtgtatgatccttttaatgtgttgttggattctgtttgctagtattttgttgaggattcttgcatctatattcatcagtgatattggtctgtaattttctttttttgtag contains the following coding sequences:
- the LOC132357278 gene encoding LOW QUALITY PROTEIN: transcription elongation factor A protein-like 5 (The sequence of the model RefSeq protein was modified relative to this genomic sequence to represent the inferred CDS: deleted 1 base in 1 codon), which translates into the protein MEKVYRENEGKPENEGNPDNEGKSKDAVDTEDEGKSDEEEKPEVEGKSEHEQELQNEGQPEDEGQPEDEGKGEKQGKSEAEGKPHGEGKLESQAKPESQPRAAEKRPAEDYVPRKAKRKTDRGTDDSPKDYQDNLQKRHLGSEEMMRECADMSRAQEELRKRQKIGDFHWMQTDVQDPFTQGANGVSGE